Proteins encoded together in one uncultured Desulfosarcina sp. window:
- the dnaX gene encoding DNA polymerase III subunit gamma/tau, which yields MAYLVLARKYRPQTFDEVVGQAHVTRTLKNAIEGGRVAHAMLFSGPRGTGKTTIARILAKAMNCEAGATATPCNACRSCSDITAGRGVDVFEIDGASNNSVDQIRELRENSRYMPAHSRFKIYIIDEVHMLSIAAFNALLKTLEEPPEHVLFFFATTEAHKIPVTILSRCQRHDLKRIDLDVVVHHLETICRQESVSVSADNLWVIARESGGSMRDALSLLDQILACGESRMDEGYVMRLLGSMDRQVLFDLSEAVFARDISRVLAAIDTVYKSGQDLKRFYADLLAHFRHLMLIKMGARPELMDDLSAGEIETLARQVKAVSTAFIDQIFTILFNAEAGIRHATSPRLAMETAFFKIHQIRPALPIDLLIERLDGLLKQAPAGAVSGIVESQSAYGQTDGAAQEAPPGPSVKTDTPAAQKPPSHAPDQSIAAADPGGPEDVQELWRRAVAVIGESKPSIAAALGRAQLGDVSAQDFTVVLNENGYTANLVKKNLAMVESVCREQTGRKVHIDFSDNAADEKNNAAEKQKADEIRQTLLNHPLVADAVEIFNGKIEEIKIG from the coding sequence ATGGCTTATCTGGTTTTAGCGCGTAAATACAGGCCCCAGACCTTTGACGAAGTGGTCGGTCAGGCGCATGTGACCCGGACCCTGAAAAATGCCATCGAAGGGGGCCGCGTGGCCCACGCCATGCTTTTTTCCGGACCGCGGGGAACCGGAAAAACCACCATCGCCCGCATCCTGGCCAAGGCCATGAACTGTGAAGCCGGCGCCACCGCCACGCCCTGCAATGCCTGTCGATCCTGCAGCGACATCACCGCCGGACGCGGTGTGGACGTGTTCGAAATCGACGGCGCCTCCAACAACAGCGTCGACCAGATCCGGGAACTGCGGGAGAACAGCCGCTACATGCCGGCCCACAGCCGATTCAAGATCTACATTATCGACGAAGTTCACATGCTGAGCATTGCCGCCTTCAATGCCCTGCTTAAAACCCTGGAAGAACCGCCGGAACATGTCCTGTTTTTCTTTGCTACGACAGAAGCTCATAAAATCCCCGTTACCATCCTGTCCCGCTGCCAGCGGCACGATCTGAAACGAATCGATCTCGATGTGGTGGTCCATCACCTGGAAACCATCTGCCGGCAGGAATCGGTATCCGTTTCAGCGGACAATCTTTGGGTCATCGCCCGGGAATCCGGCGGCAGCATGCGCGATGCCTTGAGCCTTCTGGATCAGATTCTGGCCTGCGGCGAGAGCCGGATGGACGAAGGGTATGTCATGCGCCTTCTGGGCAGCATGGACCGCCAGGTACTTTTCGATCTTTCCGAAGCGGTGTTTGCCAGGGACATTTCCCGGGTGCTGGCCGCCATCGATACGGTTTACAAAAGCGGCCAGGATTTGAAGCGGTTTTATGCCGATCTGCTGGCCCATTTTCGCCACCTGATGCTGATCAAAATGGGTGCCCGGCCGGAACTGATGGACGATCTGTCCGCCGGTGAAATCGAAACCCTGGCCCGTCAGGTCAAAGCGGTTTCCACCGCGTTTATCGACCAGATTTTTACGATATTGTTCAACGCCGAAGCCGGCATCCGACATGCCACCTCGCCCAGGCTGGCCATGGAAACCGCGTTTTTCAAGATTCACCAGATCCGGCCGGCGCTGCCCATCGACCTGTTGATCGAACGCCTGGACGGTCTTTTAAAACAGGCGCCCGCAGGTGCCGTGTCGGGAATCGTCGAGTCCCAATCCGCTTACGGCCAAACCGATGGGGCAGCACAGGAAGCGCCCCCCGGTCCTTCGGTAAAAACGGATACGCCGGCAGCACAAAAGCCCCCATCCCATGCGCCTGACCAAAGTATTGCCGCGGCCGATCCGGGGGGCCCCGAAGATGTTCAGGAACTCTGGCGTCGCGCCGTTGCCGTGATTGGAGAAAGCAAGCCCTCCATTGCAGCGGCGCTTGGCCGGGCACAACTCGGCGATGTCTCCGCGCAGGACTTTACGGTCGTCCTCAACGAAAACGGCTATACGGCGAACCTGGTGAAGAAAAACCTGGCCATGGTCGAGTCCGTATGCCGCGAACAGACCGGGCGCAAGGTCCA